TGGGTGCATGTGCAGTGATGAGCACCAACCAAATCTGAAGCCTGGTTTCCTTGAGACTGAAGAACCCAGCGTCCAACAAGCACTTGCTGTTGAACACCACCATGCCttgtgtgtgttagtttaaTTTTCCACCTAGTGGTGATGATGACAGCAATTATTCTAAAGAGCTGATCCCCTTTAAATGTACAGGTTGACACCATGTCGAAGTATTGTCAGTGTTAACATCAGCGTTGACGTTGGTGTGTTCACAAATGCTACTTCCAACAGTTGAGCTGAGACCAGTTAGTATCAAACAGGTTTAATCCAGTGATGGATCagagaagcagaagataaaGGGAATCAGGTGTCAGACGATTGGAGGTTCAGTTGATGCTGCAGAAATAACTCCTGGTTTGAGTCGTGTGCCGTGGTTGTGCAGTTTCCAAAACCGGACAAGGATCCCTCTGATTTTGTGAATCGGCCGACTGTGGCGTGCTGCTATGATCCTGCTCaaggagaaaacaaatgctgacatgttttagGGCAGGAAGCTTCAGCTCCCCCACCTCAGCATGATGCAGAGTGACTATGTGACTGTAGCCCGGGCCAGTAGGCTTGTTGTGCTGTTGAACATCGAACATGGTGTCCCTCTCCCGGCTGTGTTGAAAGTGAGACAGATTAAACAAGTAAGATCTCATTAAACTAGATAAACACCAGCCCATTCGCTTTTCACTGTATCTGAAAAtggctctgctgctcagtgtcATCAAGTACAGCGTGACCTTTAGGGTTTTTAAGAGTAGAAAAGTCCAGAAATCCAGACCAGCATTTTCACATGAGTTCAACACAACAGCTTTTCTGATATAGTTTGTTATatttaagaaatacatttaataagAAACTAAACTCGACGGTATTAGACATGGCCTTGTCAAAACACAGGGGAGTAACAGTGCATATCACACTTGAGATTACTTCAGCTTTAGTAGCGTCGATGTAATACAGCACGTTTATGGCCGGGACGACGCCTTGACGTAATCGGTGACGACAGGACGTAGATTTGCGTGGATTGCGTCTCAATACGTTCATCGTCGGTGTTAATGGCGGCTCCCTCTCCCACGTGTGCTGAAAGGGAGACTTCATCCGAAAGGATTTGGAGCCAGGTTGTCGGACCGTGTGACAGCAGCGTAAGTTTCTACGTCggtgagtttttctttttcggTTGTTGGTCGGTGTCCGTGCCTGGGTGGAGTCCGCTGTTTCAGACAAGAACTCAGCGGAAGCGTAAACTAACGCTACAGCCAGACTAACTAGACCTACAAATGCAAACGAAATGTTTCGGCCTTTCCAAACTTTTATCTAATGACCCCAAAGTAGAGATTTATTCAGTAAAGATGAATGAGGTTGATCACGTCTGTCAGTGTCATTAGACAGGAGTTTGGAAAGGCTCCGTGATTCACatatttcatgtaaaaaaaagaaaagataaatgcaataaatagcCTTTCTGGAAGAAATGCAGTGGACATTGTTAGCAGAATAACCAACTAATTAGAAAATGATGTTTTGAGGCCCAGATTAATAGGAAACTGTGAGATTAAGGGAATAATCAAAAAAAGTTGGTAGATTGACTGATGAGGATAGTCACACGTGGGACCCGCTTTGTCCAAAACAGGGTTTTACCATCAGGCTACTGTAAATGTTGGGAGGACGCCGCCGAGCCCATTGGCTTTTTGCTGTGCCTGAAAATAGTATTGCAGCTCAATGTCCTCTGGCTCCTCGTAGCGCTGTGTGGGAGAGGGATCGATCCCCGCGCACAGCGGTGCTATTGAAACCGTGACATAAATATAAGAGGATCTGATGGCTCATATTtgcaggagaaaaaacaaaggaacagcTGCAAAGGCAGCTTCGCTCAGAAAAAACATAGTTTGTCTTTACAGCCGCCTCAGCAATCAGCGTATAAGTGCTAAAGGTTCGTTTCCTTGTTTACGTCTTGGGCACGTTGAATAGCGTCCATTCGATTGAACTGTGACGTTCTGAAAATACCCATAATTCCAAGGGGCAGAGTGATCAAGTAAAAGCAAGCTGATTTACTAACAATAAAAGCAATTGTGAATCCGAAAACAGCACCTGCCAGGTGACTATCATAGGGCGAGTGTTTGAGGCATGTGAAcgctcagaggaaaaaaacgGGCACCGTCAGTGTGACCGGGTGGGCCGCGATAGCCCATAAATAGAACTGGAGGCCATCTTGTCTGTTGGTGAGTTGTGGGCTCGCCGCTGCCTCCGCCTCCGTTGGTGTTACCGTAGTAGCTAGGCTGCGCGCGCATCCCGTCTCGGCCCCGGGTAGAATAGAATAGACAGGGCTACGGTGATAGCTGACCGCGCATATATATCCCGGTCCCGATGGAGGAGGATGGCAGAGGTTGACAACTcccgattttttttttcttttttggaggTTCAAAGTTGCGCTGGATCGCTCAGGCAGGTTAGCTTAGTGAGTCGCTGACATCCATGTGCATGTGACTGATAAATTGCGGAGTAGCTAGTTTCGGACCTCTAAGATAAGGGACTCTTTTACAGCAGGCATTTGGATTTAGGAAAAGCTCCGGTACCGCTGATGATGCATTCCCTTTCGTTTTTTCCCAGCTAATATTAATGGTTCTTAAGGGCTTACTAGGCTACTTACTGAGAGTGGACACTTGGCTAATGTCACTATTAACACAATGCTCCTCCTGCTGTGAAAATATGCATGAACCAACTATGACCAATTTAAATTAATACCAGTCACTACATAACGCTGGTCTGGCTGTGAATGGTGTAACTGGTCAAATATTTATGCTAATTTCAGACGGGAACGGATAGGAAAAAAGCAGAATCAAAGTAAGCACTACACACAGATGACAGTGCGTTTGATATTAGACGGTTGGTATCACATTTCTGCATTATAAAGCCACATACCAGTAACATAATCATGACATAGTTTGCTTCCATCTAGTGGCAGGTGCAGTGCAAAACTTCCAAAACAGGCTTGAATTCATTGTTATAATATCCTCAATGCAAAATGCAGCCCTTTTGGCCTTCTCAGGTACCAATAATAGCAATGACTCTGTTATTCTATATTAGTATATTACATGTTCACTATCAAGCGCAGCATTTCAGGACCATCAGCAACATCCTggctgtattttaattttttctatGTGCATATGTCAGGGTTGTAAACACTTGCAAGTGACAAATATGTATCACAAATAATTGTAATGATGTTATAAAGtataataaatgaatgtgtcTAACTaaggaagtccagctctgtcctgggctgtcctctggactcagtgagggaggtgggggacagaagggtcctggctaaactaacatctatgctggtCCATGAGTCTCACCCTCACCCTCTGCCTCTGCAGGAGGCCCTGCCTGCCCCGGAGAGCaacttcagtgacagactgatccgCCCTCGCCGTGTGAAGCAGGAGAGATtctgcaggtctttccttcctgctgctgtcagactctacaatgaacacgactaacactgtacatttgtcatccatctgctgtgaaCATGTGCAATACTGTAGTATAAGGTAAATCACACCAGTGCAATAtgctgtagtcactttacctgatatttatttatttatccatcgaTGCCCATAAACTGTGCACACCCATAGCCACTTagtacttttttaatatttttcatttcttatttatctcccGTCTTTGCTAcctctggcactctgctgtgtacttgtactttgctgttgcgacaatgcaatttccccgttgtgggacaaataaagtagAGTTTCTTATCTATCTGTCCATGATTAATTGAATTCACAATCCACATTAGATGACAAAATGTGcagcaaatgtgaaaaaaaaaaaacccaatgcattttattttcttctcaacCTTGGGATTTATTTATAATCGACGAATAACACGGGAAAAGGAAATGACCTATGAAAAAGGCTGAGCCGATCATCAACCAGAGGCCGGTCGAAGTGGGCGTAGCCGTCATTCACCGCCCTTTAAACTCTGAGCGCCAGGTTCTCAGGTGTTAGTCCAGTCCACCGCAGAAACACGCAGGCAGCTTAGGACGTAGAACCAGAGCTCGAACCTTTCCTCCCTCGCcggcacaaacacaaacaggccaTATTGGCTGCTGGATGGTGGGACAGAGATCCATAATCTTTGTTcttgaagggggggggggggaatgcCTCTTCTAAAGATTGCCATATGAAGCTTCCAGGTTGACCACATCTAGATTCCGAAGGACCATGAAAACCGATCCTGGGAGGTGAGTGACGGCCTAAGCTAAAACCTAACCTGCTCGTGTCAGTTGTTGCTTGTGACAGCTCTGGGGAGCCTGGTTTTTATCCAACATTAACCATGTTAGTTGATTTTCTGGATAAAATTCCAGTTAAGAAAATGATGTTGcactaaatatttaaaggaTCTTCTGGGTGCATGTGCAGTGATGAGCACTAACCAAATCTGAAGCCTGGTTTCCTTGAGACTGAAGAACCCAGCGTCCAGCAAGCACTTGCTGTTGAACACCACCATGCCttgtgtgtgttagtttaattttccatctagtggtgatgATGACAGCAATTATTCTAAAGTGCTGATCCCCTTTAAATGTACAGGTTGACACCATGTTGAAGTATTGTCAGTGTTAACATCAGCGTTGATGTTGGTGTGTTCACAAATGCTACTTCCAACAGTTGAGCTGAGACCAGTTAGTATCAAACAGGTTTAATCCAGTGATGGATCagagaagcagaagataaaGGGAATCAGGTGTCAGACGATCGGAGGTTTAGTTGATGCTGCAGAATAACTCCTGGTTTGAGCCGTGTGCCGTGGTTGTGCAGTTTCCAAAACCGGACAAGGATCCCTCTGATTTTGTGAATCGGCCGACTGTGGCGTGCTGCTATGATCCTGCTCaaggagaaaacaaatgctgacatgttttagCGCAGGAAGCTTCAGCTCCCCCACCTCAGCATGATTGCAGAGTGACTACGTGACTGTAGCCCGGGCCGGTAGGTTTGTTGTGCTGTTGAACGTCGAACATGGTGTCCCTCTCCCGGCTGTGCTGAAAGTGAGACAGATTAAACAAGTAAGATCTCATTAAACTAGATAAACATCAGCCCATTCGCTTTTCACTGTATCTGAAAAtggctctgctgctcagtgtcATCAAGTACAGCGTGACCTTTAGGGTTTTAAGGGTAGAAAAGTGCAGAAATCCAGACCAGCATTCTCACATGAGTTCAACACAACAGCTTTTCTGATATAGTTTGTTATATTTaagaaatacattcaatataAGAAACTAAACTCGACGGTATTAGACATGGCCTTGTCAAAACACAGGGGAGTAACAGTGCATATCAAACTTGAGATTACTTCAGCTTTAGTAGCGTCTATGTAATACAGCACGTTTATGGCCGGGACGACGCCTTGACGTAATCGGTGACGACGGGACGTAGATTTGCGTGGATTGCGTCTGAATACGTTCATCGTCGGTGTTAATGGCGGCTCCCTCTCCCACGTGTGCTGAAAGGGAGACTTCATCCGAAAGGATTTGGAGCCAGGTTGTCGGACCGTGTGACAGCAGCGTAAGTTTCTACGTCggtgagtttttctttttcggTTGTTGGTCGGTGTCCGTGCCTGGGTGGAGTCCGCTGTTTCAGACAAGAACTCAGCGGAAGCGTAAACTAACGCTACAGCCAGACTAACTAGACCTACAAATGCAAACGAAATGTTTCGGCCTTTCCAAACTTTTATCTAATGACCCCAAAGTAGAGATTTATTCAGTAAAGATGAATGAGGTTGATCACGTCTGTCAGTGTCATTAGACAGGAGTTTGGAAAGGCTCCGTGATTCACatatttcatgtaaaaaaaaaaaagaaaagataaatgcaataaatagcCTTTCTGGAAGAAATGCAGTGGACATTGTTAGCAGAATAACCAACTAATTAGAAAATGATGTTTAGGCCCAGATGAATAGGAAACTGTGAGATTAAGGGAATAATCAAAAAAAGTTGGTAGATTGACTGATGAGGATAGTCACACGTGGGACCCGCTTTGTCCAAAACAGGGTTTTACCATCAGGCTACTAAttttccatctagtggtgagatcaGACGAGATCGGACATGTTCAGGGTGGTATGGCCGTAAGCGATAGACTAACGTTCAAATGGTATttacctttaaaaaaacaaaccggtcttaaatatatataatccTAACTACTTCTATTTGTAGCATTGATAGGTCTGGGTCTATAATTCCTTGGGCTGATGTAAAGGTGTAGTACACAGCTGTAGCTTACAGGCAGAAAGCAGAAACAGTTAGGACAAACTAGATGCTGAATATGTACTTTCACATTCTCAGACACAAGTGATTGTCCTATTTCTCCCTTCATTAATTTGTCATCACAAAGTTCAGTTAGCCTGCAGGAATATCTCATGCACTTTCCAAAGCCAGAAATCAGCCGGAACAACCACACAAATGAACACTAAAGGCTCACAGCTGGATGCATTGGAAATACTGGAACATTTAAGTGACAACCAAACCAAGTATTGTGCCAAGCTGCAATAAACTTACAGGGCAAAGTATATCTTTATTCAGTTTACATGTTTACTTACTGAATGGATCCCCACTGACAGATTTGTTTATAATGAAATTAATTGGTGTCCTGCTGAtcaacacacaccaacagaacGGTCCTCTCTATTATTGCTCTGCATTTGCAGATTTGTGTTAAATTATCACTCTCAAgtaaaacactggaaaacaaagCTGCAGTCCTGATGAAACgctgattttaaaatgtgttgagGGCCGCATGAAAACATTCCATGGGCCAGAGCTGGACCCCGGGCCAGTAGTTTGAACCCACTGCTGTAAAGGAGACAATACACAAATCAGGGCAGAATGAAGGCCGCCAAACTCACCACGTGATAAACCAGGACAAATACAGTGAGGTGCTGAGGATTGTAAACTCGATATAGTTTGTAAAGTGCTTCACCTTGACATAAGAAATAACTAAATGGTTTTGTTTACGGTCTCTTTACTCGCCTGCTGCTGCCCAGCACCAACACTGAAGAGCCAGTTGCCAACTTAGCCATTAGGTTAGGGTGAGATGGCACCGAGGGGGAGCTGCCACCCACACCTGCCCAAACCGTTCTGTGCAGCGGCTCGGTCCGATGGGCCAGGTACAGGGCTCCAGTTCAAACACAGTGTAGGAGAATGCTAAGATGCTGATCTGTCATTTCACACAGTTTCCACTGTGCTGACAAAATGGCTGCTTTAAATCACAATACACACTGTTCATTGCACAGGAGGAGAACAAATCAGATCCAGTGCAGGTGCTGGAGCGATATAGACCAGATACGCCCGGACTCACCACTGCTTACTGGGCCCCTGGAGTTTCCCTGAACAGTATTCAGAGGATCTGGACTTCTCTGAGTCTGCGGGTGGGGTCCCGAGGAGACGGTGCCTGGAGCGCCCTGGTTCtgtctttgttgtcatggtggAATGAGGCTGCACGAAGCACATTACTGATCCCAGACCAGATGTAATGATTACAAGACTTTCTATGTGATGACATTACAGAATGGATGAGTACTGGCCACTGCACTGGTCCTTCAAGGTGTTTGGGTCACAAACATCAAGTGAGTGATGTCATTATAGAGAGACAGGAGGGGATGTCACAGCATCAATCAAACAACACTttaaattaactaaaaatgttttagtcagATTAGCAATTTAGACTTGGAGCAAACCAGCTGAGATTATGTGAACCAAGGTGTAAAGGTTCCTGCAGTGGAACAGACTagacaacaaacacagaactgaaaatactttttattctttcattaaAATCCCTTCCAGTTTCTGCACCTGCATCAACTCCAGTGAGAGTTTTAGACAGACACAAAAGGTTCATGGAGCAGGTTATTCATCACTATactgcagaagaaaaactaaGCTACACAAGccatacatataaaaaatacaaacatgccTTCAGATGTCAGGGTGTTGTAGGTTCTGCTTTTGTTTAACTCAGCGTGGATCCAAAAGCTGCAGCAAATTAAAGCTAAAAACCCAAGGGCAAGACATCCTCAGAGCAGAAACCTGAGCTCAGAGGATGTTTGGGCACTGGACACAGATGCTGCCGCAACATCAAGCAGAGTACATCCTGTTAGTGTCATATTTTAGTCGTTACCGAGTTTAACTTTACAACCCAAGTTGAACTGGTGGGGAAGGATTCTTCACAGTGCTCCCAAGTAATTTAACTAAAGGTTCTggagattttacattttaaccCCGGTGAGATTACAGGACCAGTCAAtaacagacagcacagacatgcAGCAGGACAAAGACCAGAGTCTCCCATGGGGGGCGCTGCAGAGCTGAAATGGgccagagacacacacactcacatcaacacacacaccattcacacagacaaacacacacacaaggtgaaGTCAAAGGTCACGGTTTGGTCCAGACAAAGTGCTGTAGAGGAGCTTTACTTCCTGTCAGCTGGGGGTGGGGGTGCTTCCTGTTGTGTTACTTCGGCGCCTTCATCTTGGTGTCGTATGTCCCGGCATTCTTGTACGCTCCAACGTAGCCCGTGTTCTCCACAATCTCCTCCCGGCCCTCCCGACCTTTGCCCTTGCCGCTCTCGTCAAAGCGCTCCTTGTGTGATCCGGTGTAACGGGACGTGTCGGTCAGGCGATCCATGGCCGCCGTCTTCGCCACTTTCTAATGGAAACGCAGAGGACAGGAAATACATAATCAAGCCCAAATCACACCTGGTTGGTGTGAAGACACACAGGTGCCCTCTACAGGCACAGAGTGTTAACTAGAAAAAAAGGCTTCACACAGATCCCTGCTCAGTCCTCAAAGCAAAAAGCTTTAGAATGGCCTGGACCTGTTCCCTGCAGTTGGTGATGTAACACTGAGTCCCAATGTTAAACATGATCGTGTCTGATCATGTTAATTTCATGTAGTTTCTCAGACAGATGCTCTGCTGCCCTGTGGGTTCTGGACCACACCTGAGACCTGAACACTAAAGCTGAAGGGACACATGCTCATCTCTCTAGAGTCAGGTCAATGTCCACTTTCATGCAGttggcacagaaacacatgaacAACTGTCCACACCAGCCTTACGTGCAGATTTTGCCCACTCACCGTCACTCCCACGTTGGTGGGCTCTCTGCCTTCCACCAGTTTAAAGATAGACTGCAGTGCTTCCTCCTTACTGTGACCTTTGAACCTCTTTGGGGCCAACTCCTCCAGAGCTCTCTGAAACTCCTCGTATGTGATGACCCTGGACGTCTTCTGTCTgcacacaaaaccacagcacAATCAACTCAGGAAGATGAAATGGCACAGGAAATAtcaaagtttaattttatttaaattaaaatttaaaaaaaaaaaaaaacagtaactaataattattttactaACAATACAATTCACTTTGTATTGCCTTTTTATTATAcatgttttacaaataaaatacaaatgaaataggAAAGCTGTTTGTTTACTCTGTGATCCTACTGATCACtgataataatacaataaaacagtGGGTCACCTGGTATCAAACATGAGATTAATAAAACGACATGTGATCAGATGATCTTGAAGAATCATCAGTGTGAGGAAGAGTCAGCGTGATGAGGAGTCAGTGTGAGGAAGAGTCAGCGTGATGAGGAGTCAGTGTGAGGAAGAGTCAGCGTGATGAGGAGTCAGTGTGAGGAAGAGTCAGCGTGATGAGGAGTCAGTGTGAGGAAGTGTCAGCGTGATGAGGAGTCAGTGTGAGGAAGAGTCAGCGTGATGAGGAGTCAGTGTGAGGAAGTGTCAGCGTGATGAGGAGTCAGTGTGAGGAagtccaattaatccagaatgccgcagccagagtcctgacaggaactagcaagagagatcatatttctcctatattggcttctcttcattggctccctgtaaaatatagaatagaatttaaaatccttcttctcacatataaatcccttcataatcaagctccttcataccttaaagacctcatagtaccatattatcccaatagaccacttcgctctcagagtgcaggcctacttgtggttcccagagttctcaaaagcagaatgggaggcagagcctttagctatcaagctcctctcctgtggagccagctctcagtctgggttcaggaggcagacactctctgtacttttaaggctagacttaaaaccttcctctttgacaaagcatatagttagggctggcttcaggcaaccctgaaccatcccttagttagttatgctgctataggcctagactgcccgaggaccatcggtgcactgagctcccctaccctaacccccccccctcttctctcccacctcatgtatattccaccatcgaatgttactaaccttgtgccctctctctcccctagtttgtgctctctccctccctcacactctctctctctctgtaccttctgcaggtgtccctggtcctggagctgtttatcgctgatgtgcagttactggccccaccaacttgcagtgtctatttgttgtttattgttgctgttcttttctctctgctctatccactcaccccaaccggtcgaggcagatggccgcccaaactgagcccggttctgctggaggttttttttcttccgttaaagggagttttttcctctccactgtcgccaagtgcttgctcataagggaattgttgggtttttagttttagtttttgtaaagtgccttgagatgatttgtattgtgatttggcgctatacaaataaaattgaattgaattgaattgaattgaaagtgTCAGCGTGATGAGGAGTCAGTGTGAGGAAGTGTCAGCGTGATGAGGAGTCAGCGAAAGGGAGAGTCAGCGTGATGAGGAGTCAGTGTGAGGAAGTGTCAGCGTGATGAGGAGTCAGTGTGAGGAAGAGTCAGCGTGATGAGGAGTCAGTGTGAGGAAGAGTCAGCGTGATGAGGAGTCAGTGTGAGGAAGAGTCAGCGTGATGAGGAGTCAGTGTGAGGAAGAGTCAGCGTGATGAGGAGTCAGTGTGAGGAAGAGTCAGCGTGATGAGGAGTCAGTGTGAGGAAGAGTCAGCGTGATGAGGAGTCAGTGTGAGGAAGTGTCAGCGTGATGAGGAGTCAGTGTGAGGAAGAGTCAGCGTGATGAGGAGTCAGTGTGAGGAAGAGTCAGCGTGATGAGGAGTCAGTGTGAGGAAGTGTCAGCGTGATGAGGAGTCAGTGTGAGGAAGAGTCAGCGTGATGAGGAGTCAGTGTGAGGAAGTGTCAGCGTGATGAGGAGTCAGTGTGAGGAAGAGTCAGCGTGATGAGGAGTCAGTGTGAGGAAGAGTCAGCGTGATGAAGAGTCACCAGCGTGATAAGGAGTCAGTGTGAGGAAGAGGAGTCTGCGTACAGGACCCTggtgtaggtttttttttaatatttttcatttcttatttatctcccGTCTTTGCTAcctctggcactctgctgtgtacttgtactttgctgttgcgacaatgcaatttccccgttgtgggacaaataaagtagAGTTTCTTATCTATCTGTCCATGATTAATTGAATTCACAATCCACATTAGATGACAAAATGTGcagcaaatgtgaaaaaaaaaaaacccaatgcattttattttcttctcaacCTTGGGATTTATTTATAATCGACGAATAACACGGGAAAAGGAAATGACCTATGAAAAAGGCTGAGCCGATCATCAACCAGAGGCCGGTCGAAGTGGGCGTAGCCGTCATTCACCGCCCTTTAAACTCTGAGCGCCAGGTTCTCAGGTGTTAGTCCAGTCCACCGCAGAAACACGCAGGCAGCTTAGGACGTAGAACCAGAGCTCGAACCTTTCCTCCCTCGCcggcacaaacacaaacaggccaTATGGCTGCTGGATGGTGGGACAGAGATCCATAATCTTTGTTCTTGAAGGGGGGGGGAATGCCTCTTCTAAAGATTGCCATATGAAGCTTCCAGGTTGACCACATCTAGATTCCGAAGGACCATGAAAACCGATCCTGGGAGGTGAGTGACGGCCTAAGCTAAAACCTAACCTGCTCGTGTCAGTTGTTGCTTGTGACAGCTCTGGGGAGCCTGGTTTTTATCCAACATTAACCATGTTAGTTGATTTTCTGGATAAAATTCCAGTTAAGAAAATGATGTTGcactaaatatttaaaggaTCTTCTGGGTGCATGTGCAGTGATGAGCACTAACCAAATCTGAAGCCTGGTTTCCTTGAGACTGAAGAACCCAGCGTCCAGCAAGCACTTGCTGTTGAACACCACCATGCCttgtgtgtgttagtttaattttccatctagtggtgatgATGACAGCAATTATTCTAAAGAGCTGATCCCCTTTAAATGTACAGGTTAACACCATGTTGAAGTATTGTCAGTGTTAACATCAGCGTTGATGTTGGTGTGTTCACAAATGCTACTTCCAACAGTTGAGCTGAGACCAGTTAGTATCAAACAGGTTTAATCCAGTGATGGATCagagaagcagaagataaaGGGAATCAGGTGTCAGACGATTGGAGGTTTAGTTGATGCTGCAGAATAACTCCTGGTTTGAGCCGTGTGCCGTGGTTGTGCAGTTTCCAAAACCGGACAAGGATCCCTCTGATTTTGTGAATCGGCCGACTGTGGCGTGCTGCTATGATCCTGCTCaaggagaaaacaaatgctgacatgttttagGGCAGGAAGCTTCAGCTCCCCCACCTCAGCATGATTGCAGAGTGACTACGTGACTGTAGCCCGGGCCGGTAGGTTTGTTGTGCTGTTGAACGTCGAACATGGTGTCCCTCTCCCGGCTGTGCTGAA
Above is a window of Mastacembelus armatus unplaced genomic scaffold, fMasArm1.2, whole genome shotgun sequence DNA encoding:
- the LOC113131343 gene encoding tubulin polymerization-promoting protein family member 3-like — its product is KVAKTAAMDRRTDTSRYTGSHKERFDESGKGKGREGREEIVENTGTLEPQPGEGHHVRRSTAQQTYRPGLQSRSHSAIMLRQKTSRVITYEEFQRALEELAPKRFKGHSKEEALQSIFKLVEGREPTNVGVTKVAKTAAMDRLTDTSRYTGSHKERFDESGKGKGREGREEIVENTGYVGAYKNAGTYDTKMKAPK